The Pungitius pungitius chromosome 10, fPunPun2.1, whole genome shotgun sequence genome has a window encoding:
- the cops8 gene encoding COP9 signalosome complex subunit 8: MMQQLGINMPAAVIMEENYDKLLEQCEAQELEAPGGIATPQVYAQLLSLYLLHNDMNNGRYLWKRIPQAIKSANPELTSIWAVGQRIWQRDFPGVYTTIAAFQWSENILPVMEALRESTRQRAYSLVAQAYTSIAAEDFAAFVGYSVEEAVKGVVTHGWQADPATRMVMPIKPDPPPVSLVPNEQQLARLTDYVAFLEN; this comes from the exons atgatgcaacagctAGGCATCAACATGCCTGCTGCTGTGATTATGGAGGAGAACTATGATAAATTACTGGAACAGTGTGAAGCCCAGGAGCTGGAG GCTCCAGGGGGCATCGCAACACCTCAGGTGTATGCTCAGCTGCTATCGCTCTATCTGCTACACAATGACAT GAATAACGGCAGGTATCTCTGGAAACGGATTCCCCAAGCAATAAAATCG GCAAACCCGGAATTAACATCTATTTGGGCCGTTGGGCAGCGCATTTGGCAGCGAGACTTTCCAGGGGTTTACACAACCATTGCAGCCTTCCAATGGTCCGAGAATATCCTGCCAGTCATGGAGGCTCTTCGAG AGAGCACGCGGCAGCGAGCATACAGCCTGGTGGCCCAGGCCTACACCTCCATCGCAGCAGAAGACTTCGCCGCCTTCGTGGGATACTCTGTGGAGGAGGCAGTGAAAG GTGTAGTGACCCATGGCTGGCAGGCAGACCCCGCTACCAGGATGGTGATGCCCATAAAGCCAG ATCCTCCCCCCGTCTCACTGGTTCCAAACGAGCAGCAGTTGGCCAGACTCACCGACTACGTGGCTTTTCTCGAGAACTGA
- the trim63b gene encoding E3 ubiquitin-protein ligase TRIM63 — MDVQRTGSVVRPPSPMDSLEKQLSCPICLDMFTKPVVILPCQHNLCRSCASDLYDSRNPYRFSGGVFRCPTCRFEVVLDRHGVHGLQRNLLVENIIDLYKQQQEGSGGTESTLKPKESKEPMCEEHEDEKINIYCATCQVPTCSMCKVFGQHKDCEVSPLASVYQVQKGELSNAIDTLVAGNGRLQALLNQMEDACRAVQDNAQSAKQGLAERFDLLYAVLEERKTVLLEQIGKEQDEKVAALRALAQRYGERLQTSSELTDTAVRALEQGGAAQFLLASKGLISQTKDAAKSSLGEERPEPGFEKMDHFTLSTEHVEAVLAKMDFGTFDDDEFEDAEEEEEEEEEEEE, encoded by the coding sequence ATGGACGTTCAGAGGACAGGGTCGGTGGTCCGGCCCCCGAGCCCCATGGATAGCCTAGAGAAGCAACTGAGCTGCCCCATCTGCCTGGACATGTTCACCAAACCCGTGGTCATCCTGCCCTGCCAGCACAACCTGTGCCGTAGCTGTGCCAGCGACCTCTACGACTCCCGCAACCCGTACCGCTTTTCCGGCGGCGTCTTTCGCTGTCCCACCTGCCGCTTTGAGGTCGTGCTGGACCGCCACGGGGTGCACGGGCTCCAGCGAAACCTGCTGGTGGAAAACATTATCGACCTGTACAAGCAGCAGCAAGAAGGCAGCGGCGGCACAGAAAGCACCCTGAAGCCCAAAGAATCCAAGGAGCCCATGTGCGAAGAGCACGAGGATGAGAAAATCAACATCTACTGCGCGACGTGCCAGGTCCCCACGTGCTCCATGTGCAAAGTGTTTGGCCAGCACAAGGACTGCGAGGTGTCACCGCTGGCGAGCGTCTACCAGGTGCAGAAGGGCGAACTGAGCAACGCCATCGACACTCTGGTGGCCGGCAACGGCCGCCTGCAGGCCCTGCTCAATCAGATGGAAGACGCCTGCCGCGCCGTCCAGGACAACGCTCAGAGCGCCAAGCAGGGGCTGGCCGAGCGCTTCGACCTGCTTTACGCCGTCCTGGAAGAGCGCAAGACGGTTCTGCTCGAGCAGATCGGCAAGGAGCAAGATGAGAAGGTGGCGGCCCTGCGAGCGCTGGCCCAGCGCTACGGCGAGCGGCTGCAGACCAGTTCGGAGCTCACGGATACGGCCGTGAGGGCGCTGGAGCAGGGCGGCGCCGCTCAGTtcctgttggcctccaagggcctAATCTCGCAGACCAAGGACGCGGCGAAAAGCTCGCTGGGGGAGGAGAGGCCCGAGCCGGGCTTCGAGAAGATGGACCACTTCACTTTGTCGACGGAGCACGTGGAGGCGGTCCTGGCAAAAATGGACTTCGGCAcgtttgatgatgatgaatttgaggacgcagaggaggaggaggaggaggaggaggaggaggaagaataa